The Arachis ipaensis cultivar K30076 chromosome B07, Araip1.1, whole genome shotgun sequence genomic interval ATTTGCAGTTCAAAGCGAACTCAATCCGAACCTCTGGCTCGGACACTTCCACCAACCTCTCCATCTCATCAAACCCAACAAACTTTTCCTCACACACTTAACTATAACCAATTCTCAGATACATTGTTATAGCGAGTGAGAGAGAGGGGGTTGAGGGGGAGAACATGGCAGTCACGTGAGTCTAACGTGACTACgacaaaattttatttattttttaaaatttattaacggTTTTGAGTCCTAACGGATTCAACATTTGGTTGTGGTGCGAAATTGGTTGATTACATCAACGACCAAGCGAGTGTAAAACACTCGCCATGATGAGGCTCCACGTGAATCAGCAAAGCAATAGATGTATAACGCGTGGATAATCAGTAAACTGTTCTCGCGTGACTATTATGTGCATCACTGTTTGCTACGTTCTTCTTCTGCATACCCGCGCTTGTTGCCTGCATTGCAATTGCAATTGGCGGGTTTAAAGTAGACAGAACAAGAGAGTAGAGAGAGAGAGCTTCGTTTTCATCACTCACAATTCACACGCTTCTCTTCTTGATTTGCATCttttgaaatcactcacaaaacacTGCACAGAGTTCTTGTTGCTATTTTACAGTCACAGCCACAGATAGAGTTGATCTATCTCTTGGTGACTTCTTCAATATGTTTTACTCTCATCAGCTTCTTGCACGAAAAGCTCCACTCGGCCAAATATGGTACTCGTAACATTTTTTGTTTTCATCAATGTGCTCTTCTTCCTAAATTTAGCTGAGTTTcattttgatttcaaattttgGTCAACATTTCCATATCTCTGTTGAGGAAGTTTGAATTTCAAACTCTGAATGTGAGGATTCAAAAGTTTATATAAAATCATTTTAAACAGTGATAGTATATTTTTTTTCCTCTCTGAAATCATAAGAATTGTAATCTCTGTGTTCCTCTCGCTGCTTGATGAAGGATGGCCGCTACAATGCACGCGAAAATCAACAGAAGGAAACTAGATAAGCTCAACATCATTAAGATCTGGTAACGATTTTCTTATATATAGTTCTTCTTCGTTCAGTGtagctgcttcttttttttttccaaatcaaatttCTCAGCAACTTGATACCGTTTCATGTTGCTTGTTCACAGCGAAGAGATTTTGAACCCATCGGTTCCCATGGCTCTGAGACTCTCTGGTATTCTCATGGGTAACGGCTCTCTCCGATCCTCCATTCTCTTCAATTTCCTTTTCCAATTTCAGTTAGTAGTAGTGAATATTAGATAGATTATGCAGCTCTATTTTCTTATTGTTTCgttttctttcaatttctctcGAATTTATGTTTCCAAGTTCAGCTAGTCGAAATATATTAGATGGATTATGCATATCTGTTTATTGATTGCGTTTTTCCACCAGGAGGAGTAGTGATTGTCTACGAGAGAAAAGTGAAGCTCCTTTATGGTAAGTTCTGAATCCTTTACAGAAGTTCCATATCAGTGCATAACAATTTTCCAAGAAATTTCTGAACTCACTCTCTAATATTTCATGTAGATGACGTTACCCGTTTTCTGGTACGAAGATCTACTACTACTTTTTGCTACGTTTAATATTCCTTCAGTTTCTAGTTTTTCCTCTAATAAATTGGTTTCAATTCCTGTTTGTTTCAGGCTGAGATCAATGAAGCATGGAAAGTAAAGAGTGTACCACATCCTACAGTACTTCCCAAAGGAAAATCTAAAGCCAAGTTACCTAACATTAACACTTGCTTATTACTTTACATATTTTAAGTTCTTATCGCTTATGAATAATTTGTGTTtctttttagtaaaaaaatatgtaattataGAGTTGGATCATACTATTTGCATTGCTTCTGAAATTTCACGCTGTTCTATATtaaccattttcttttatttgataGGAAAGAGGCTGTTACTCTACCTGAGATCGAAGATATGAATATAGCAGATGTTGAGTCCCTTCAGTTTTCCAACACAGCCACCACAATGGGGTTCCAGCCTGCTGCCTATTTTACTATGGTATGTGTCAAGTCTCTTCATTATAAACAAAATCGATATAGCCATTAATTAATCATGTTCAACTAGTGTTATCAaccaaattataattatttttttttttaaattgtttttacaTAAAAGGGTCAATAAATTATGTTAAGGATGAACGATATTTTCAGCTTGTGTAAGCATTAAATTTTGTCCATTGCAGCGGCTTGACAATGTTGATGAAACAGCATATTTTGATGATGGATCTAGGGGGGAGGAAGCTCAATCCGAACATCTCCATCAAGGTTTTCTTGATTTTATTATCCATATACGTGTTGTGAATGTGTCCCTTTGCTGACTCTTATCATTCTCAGCTGATGCAGAGAATATTACCTTATTTGAACGTAACGATACGTTCAATGATAATATGAATCCATTCAATCGCTTTGAAAGGTTGGTTTTGCTTCTATCATCTTGTTTATTTAGACTTGCTTTCTGTTTTTTAACAGCATGTCATATGGTATTTGTAGCTTGAAAATCTATATTAAGTCAAAATTGGTTTGCTGTTTAAATTATTTCACTTCCCTCATAATTCATAAATGATCTCTGAATTATGATATCTCAATATCAGTGTCTTGAATCTTGAATATATGATTTATTGTCATCTTATGTGTTTTATTTTGTCAACACTACCTCAGGTTCGACATCAAAGACGACGAGGAAACACAGGTAAACGGAACTTCAGGAGGTTTCACTCAAATTCCAACCATGCTTGTACCCTCCCCACCCCATCAAGGTGAGCCAACAAGAGGTGTGTGTGAACAATTTCTTTCACTGTAAACACAAAGATCTTAAAACAGTGCAGTTGTTTCAGAACCATGCTATAGTTCAAAATATTGTTTGGATAGAAAAACATTAATTCTTCTGCCAAATTTCAGGGACATTGTTATATATGATGCTGTCTCTTTCCTTCAATATGTTTTACCTTACATTGTTGAAGTACTGCTAACATTTGCTGCTTATGAAAACTAAATACTGCTAACGTAAAAAAGTAAAACAAGAAAGAGAAGTACATGCTGATGTATAACAATCTGCAGATGATGTAATTCATGACCAACAGCACGCAGGAGACACGATCATCCAGCAATGTGACGTAGGCAGGGGAGATAGACAGGTAGCATAACTTTTCTGACACAACGGATATCAATATATCATGCTTCATAGAATAGAAAATGACCAATCTTTGAAGCGTAATGCAACAGGAACGTGGAAGGCCAGGCccaacaaaaaggaaaagaagacaaCCAGTGGGAACTGCAATGGATTACGAGCAAACCATAATTCCTGTTCATATATACCAGCACTGGCTTCAAAATGCTTCTGATCTTGTTtcaaaaagaggaagaaagagaaagGTATTCAATCAATATCCAGAATGCATGCAATCCATGCATTTAAAAGATATATGCATATATATGTTTAGTACTTTAATGTCAACtggttatttacttatttagcaCAATTATAAACTTAGTTTTATACTGCTACTTCTGTTGCAGCGTACTGATATCATGTCTTCAACAAAGATATCTAACCTCATGAAGCTACCACCTCTTGTGCTTATTGGTGATTTATTTACAAGTGAAAATAGAGATGTATATTATCCAGCACCTATACTTGATTTATGGAATAAGAGCATTCAACCACCCAAACATTCACCATCAGGTCGGTATAGAGTCTTTTTATTCCTCTTTGGGAAGTGTGGCTTTAAAATGGTACTAATTGGTATTTAGAAATTACCCAATGCTCAATTTTAAACATAATAAAAgtggaaaagaaaacaaaataaaaaacaaggtAATAAACATCACATCCTATGTAGAAAGGACTTCAGCATCCAATCCTTCAGTGCCATCTTCTTCATCGCCTCCAGGAGTACTTAATGAAGATTTCGTGGGATATGTGAGTCACGTGTATAATTATTCTAGTTTTCCTTTCCGTGTGTTTGAAGGATATCGATAACACTAATTCATTTTGGATAAAATGTTTATATATGTAGGCTTATGAAGATTTAGACAATATGCCACAGAATCAACCAGTCTCAGTTGAGAAGCAGCGTGTTCGACAACCGAAAACCCCCCCAGATGTACAGATAGTTAACCTTGGAAATGGTGTGAGCGCTCCTGAAGTTACTTCAATGCTACCATCAGGGAAATCTGGTACAATTCATCTTTATTTGGCTATTTGATCTTCTTTTTCTCCAAGTCAATTCTTCAGGTGTATACCTGTGATTAAGAGAAAATGTGCGGTAATTGTTCCTTTATGTGAATTTGTAGGAGATGGCAATAATTCCAATCTAAGATCAGATTCGGAACCAGACTACAATTCAAGAAGGTAGTTGTATGACAGAAACTAACCTTTGTGAAATGCAAATTAAGCCTTCAACTTTCAAGGATTGGCCATTCCATCTTGACATATGATGAAAATAGGATGAGAGTTATGGTCTAGCAGAAAAtgcttggttgattaatgatttGGAAACCATTAACAGagacaaaaggaaaaaaaattcatCATCTGGAAACAGCAGCAGAGGCCTTGAAGCAGTAGAGAAGAAAGGATATTTCCACCGCAGCGGAGGCCTTGAAGCATTAGAGGAGAAAGTAGCTTTCCACATATCTAGGCGTTCTGGAAAGAGTCCCACACCAGATCAAGGTAGTTAATTTAGTTGTTATATATTCTCTAAATGTTGTGATAGGTAAAAGGTACTATTCTCTTGTGCTATTGATCAACTTAAGAATGATCAGCCTTATAAGTTTCTTTTCAGAACTAATTGTGGAGACAGGACCCACGCAAACACAAGTAAAAATGAATCATCCCAGTGACAAGATGACAGATTCTATCCAAGTGTACGAATCTCAATGGAATTTTGCTGATTTCCATAATAAAAGCAATTTTCAGTTACAATAACCACTATTTCTTTACTTTTGAATGTGAACAGGCATTTGAGAGCACATTTCAGCACATCTGGAGCTCCTCATGCTGAATCCCTTAATATCCTGGCTGCTGGAATGGATAGGAAAAAAGCAGCGCTACTCTTCTATTCGACTTGTGGTATTTATTCATTTGCGTCTCACATATACGCGACATACACGCACGCGTacacaaatatatataaaaacaCTTCATAATGTCCTTCTAATATCTGCGTTTGTTAACCTTTTGTGCATAGTTCTTGCTTCCCGTGATGCCATTAGAGTTCAGCAAAAGGTGTCTTATGGAGAAATTCTCATCTCTAGAGGATCAAAAATGTGATCAAGGTTTTGTTTCCTCCTCAATTATGCATACTTATTCCTCCCTTAAAGTCTTAAGCAGCATTACAaaagtttttgttttctttaagaGCAAACAAGTGGTGTAGGTGTTTAAATTAGGAAACTATAAGCAGCTCTTATATGCCGTTATTAGTTACCACACATGCTTTATGCTTTAAAAATTACATTAAGAATCTTTTTATTAGATATGATTTATACTCTTAAACTAATCATTTTCTAATTTTCCAAAACTTTTTATGTTTTCAAGCCATAGCAATACATTTGAATAAATATATATTGGAAGTTAGAAAGATAATTAAGAATGTATTTAGAGGGATCATTTTGTTTTTCGTTCTTTATTAGTATACGATCACAGCCTTAGGAATCTAATTGTGGAAAAAGTGAAAAACACACATTTGTATTTCGGACTGTTTGGAAAGGTGTAATGAAATTTACATGGGATTATTATGAAATCCATCCCTCTCcctcttttctttaaatttccacATGCATAAGCATACAACACATCCATACTTCATCTTAGACGTTATTAGTGCGAGAAAAACAAATGCAATTATGTTaattttattagtatttattGGAAGTCATATTACATATGTTTTAGATTAGAAGGATGAGAGAACCATTGGTGAATCGTTCAGCACTCAGCACTATGAGAAACAAATTCTTTTGGGCTGAAATAGAAGATGGCCTTTTTGGACGGTGTTAAATAGAGGAATGAGAAACAAACACTAATAAACTGCCGAACGTATGGATCCAAAAAGTGGAACGCCTTTTCAGCTAGATGcagataataaatttaatttattattatatttatattaatttaaaaaattaaatcattttAATCATTAGAATTACAACAATGTGCCATAAGTGAGAATAAAATGAAAACGTATGAGATCCggcagaaaagagagagagagattggtgcttcattctttctttgaTTCGATTCGACATGAATTGATTTGTATGGCCGGAGCCGGACTATCAATTTATTTTTCTGGGTTTTAAACTTTTTATAGTTTGCCGTATAATTTCTACCAAAAAAGAAGTTTG includes:
- the LOC107608120 gene encoding sister chromatid cohesion 1 protein 1 isoform X2 codes for the protein MFYSHQLLARKAPLGQIWMAATMHAKINRRKLDKLNIIKICEEILNPSVPMALRLSGILMGGVVIVYERKVKLLYDDVTRFLAEINEAWKVKSVPHPTVLPKGKSKAKKEAVTLPEIEDMNIADVESLQFSNTATTMGFQPAAYFTMRLDNVDETAYFDDGSRGEEAQSEHLHQADAENITLFERNDTFNDNMNPFNRFERFDIKDDEETQVNGTSGGFTQIPTMLVPSPPHQDDVIHDQQHAGDTIIQQCDVGRGDRQERGRPGPTKRKRRQPVGTAMDYEQTIIPVHIYQHWLQNASDLVSKRGRKRKRTDIMSSTKISNLMKLPPLVLIGDLFTSENRDVYYPAPILDLWNKSIQPPKHSPSERTSASNPSVPSSSSPPGVLNEDFVGYAYEDLDNMPQNQPVSVEKQRVRQPKTPPDVQIVNLGNGVSAPEVTSMLPSGKSGDGNNSNLRSDSEPDYNSRRDKRKKNSSSGNSSRGLEAVEKKGYFHRSGGLEALEEKVAFHISRRSGKSPTPDQELIVETGPTQTQVKMNHPSDKMTDSIQVHLRAHFSTSGAPHAESLNILAAGMDRKKAALLFYSTCVLASRDAIRVQQKVSYGEILISRGSKM
- the LOC107608120 gene encoding sister chromatid cohesion 1 protein 1 isoform X1, with protein sequence MFYSHQLLARKAPLGQIWMAATMHAKINRRKLDKLNIIKICEEILNPSVPMALRLSGILMGGVVIVYERKVKLLYDDVTRFLAEINEAWKVKSVPHPTVLPKGKSKAKKEAVTLPEIEDMNIADVESLQFSNTATTMGFQPAAYFTMRLDNVDETAYFDDGSRGEEAQSEHLHQADAENITLFERNDTFNDNMNPFNRFERFDIKDDEETQVNGTSGGFTQIPTMLVPSPPHQGEPTRDDVIHDQQHAGDTIIQQCDVGRGDRQERGRPGPTKRKRRQPVGTAMDYEQTIIPVHIYQHWLQNASDLVSKRGRKRKRTDIMSSTKISNLMKLPPLVLIGDLFTSENRDVYYPAPILDLWNKSIQPPKHSPSERTSASNPSVPSSSSPPGVLNEDFVGYAYEDLDNMPQNQPVSVEKQRVRQPKTPPDVQIVNLGNGVSAPEVTSMLPSGKSGDGNNSNLRSDSEPDYNSRRDKRKKNSSSGNSSRGLEAVEKKGYFHRSGGLEALEEKVAFHISRRSGKSPTPDQELIVETGPTQTQVKMNHPSDKMTDSIQVHLRAHFSTSGAPHAESLNILAAGMDRKKAALLFYSTCVLASRDAIRVQQKVSYGEILISRGSKM